The following are from one region of the Erwinia billingiae Eb661 genome:
- a CDS encoding CidA/LrgA family protein gives MALALHPQRTGWLQRVQVPLQVALYVGFFLVAEQLVDWLHLPLPANIVGMLLLLALIMLRVLPLDWVKAGSRWLLAEMLLFFVPAVVAVVNYSQLLRVEGWRIMLVIGISTLLVLATTALVVDRVYRFEIWLAERKQARNHE, from the coding sequence ATGGCGTTAGCATTACATCCGCAAAGAACGGGCTGGCTGCAACGTGTTCAGGTGCCATTACAGGTGGCGCTGTACGTCGGATTCTTTTTAGTGGCTGAGCAACTGGTGGACTGGCTCCACCTGCCGCTGCCGGCCAATATCGTCGGCATGCTGCTGTTGCTGGCGCTGATTATGCTGCGCGTGCTGCCGCTGGACTGGGTTAAAGCCGGATCCCGCTGGCTGCTGGCGGAAATGCTGCTGTTCTTTGTGCCGGCGGTGGTGGCGGTGGTCAACTACTCGCAACTGCTGCGCGTCGAAGGCTGGCGCATCATGCTGGTGATCGGCATCAGTACGCTGCTGGTGCTGGCAACCACCGCGCTGGTGGTCGATCGCGTTTATCGCTTCGAAATCTGGCTGGCGGAACGCAAACAGGCGCGCAACCATGAATGA
- a CDS encoding LrgB family protein: MNDLRVSVLCLIATLAIYFLNKRLYRRWHKLLMMPLVMTPMVLVALLVITHISWQNYIGESHWLLWLLGPATLAFAVPVYENLAIIRRHWMSLSAGVITATSVAVFSSVWLARMLTLPEAIQRSLAVRSITTPFALAAAKQLGGQPDLVALFVVITGVFGMAVGDVLFIRLAVKQGMAKGAGFGAASHGAGTARAYEIGQEEGVVSSLVMMLSGVVTVIIAPAIGHLLWATV; this comes from the coding sequence ATGAATGATCTGCGGGTCAGCGTACTCTGTCTGATCGCCACGCTGGCGATCTACTTCCTTAACAAACGACTCTATCGCCGCTGGCATAAACTGCTGATGATGCCGCTGGTGATGACGCCGATGGTGCTGGTGGCGTTGCTGGTGATCACCCATATCTCCTGGCAGAACTATATCGGCGAAAGCCACTGGCTGCTGTGGCTGCTCGGCCCGGCAACGCTGGCCTTTGCCGTGCCGGTGTATGAAAACCTGGCGATAATCCGCCGCCACTGGATGTCGCTGAGCGCCGGGGTGATCACCGCCACCTCGGTTGCCGTGTTCAGCTCGGTGTGGCTGGCGCGCATGTTAACGCTGCCGGAAGCCATCCAGCGCAGCCTGGCGGTGCGCTCGATCACCACGCCTTTTGCGCTGGCCGCCGCGAAACAGCTCGGTGGACAGCCGGACCTGGTGGCGCTGTTTGTGGTGATCACCGGGGTGTTTGGTATGGCAGTGGGCGACGTGCTGTTTATCCGTCTGGCGGTGAAACAGGGCATGGCGAAAGGGGCCGGATTTGGCGCGGCGTCGCACGGTGCCGGCACCGCCCGCGCCTATGAAATCGGCCAGGAAGAGGGCGTGGTATCAAGCCTGGTGATGATGCTGTCTGGCGTAGTGACGGTGATTATCGCCCCGGCGATTGGCCATTTACTGTGGGCCACGGTCTGA